From Brachionichthys hirsutus isolate HB-005 chromosome 7, CSIRO-AGI_Bhir_v1, whole genome shotgun sequence, the proteins below share one genomic window:
- the ciao2b gene encoding cytosolic iron-sulfur assembly component 2B, protein MSGGAHLDNANPVVFQRAGERRLAATDEDEDVHDPIDDREIFDLIRAIKDPEHPLTLEELNVVEPIRVKVNDPGSTVDVEFTPTIPHCSMATLIGLSIKVKLLRSLPHRFKIDVHITPGTHASEEAVNKQLADKERVAAALENSSLLEVVNQCLSGRTV, encoded by the exons ATGTCGGGAGGGGCCCATTTGGACAACGCGAACCCTGTCGTCTTCCAGCGGGCCGGGGAGAGGCGGCTGGCCGCGACCGACGAGGATGAAGACGTCCACGACCCCATCGACGACAGAGAAATATTCGAT CTGATCAGAGCCATCAAGGACCCGGAGCATCCGCTGACTCTGGAGGAACTCAATGTCGTGGAGCCAATTAGAGTCAAG GTAAACGATCCCGGAAGCACCGTGGATGTTGAGTTCACACCCACCATCCCTCACTGTAGCATGGCAACACTCATTGGCCTGTCAATCAAAGTCAAACTGCTGCGCTCCCTGCCACACAGGTTCAAA ATTGATGTCCACATCACTCCAGGAACTCACGCCTCGGAGGAAGCAG TGAACAAACAGCTGGCGGACAAAGAGAGAGTGGCAGCGGCTCTGGAGAACTCGTCTCTGCTGGAGGTCGTCAACCAGTGTCTGTCCGGCAGGACCGTCTGA